The Mangrovibacillus cuniculi sequence GAAGTACGATAGAATCACTAGGTGGCTCCATTACAATTGATTCTATTGAAGGAAAAGGGTCAACATTTTCGATCCAACTACCTTTAACACTTTCCATTATTTCTGTCATGTTAGTGGAAGTAGAAGAGGAGAAGTATGCAATTCCACTATCCTCTATCATTGAAACAGCGATTGTAAAACGATCAGATATTTTAAATGCACATAATCAACAAGTGATTGATTTTAGAGGGAAAGTTGTACCTCTAGTGTTTTTAAATAGTGTCTTTGAAGTACCTAACAGTGGGGAATTAGATGAATTTTTCTCAGTTGTAATTGTTAGAAAAGGTGACAAAATGGCTGCACTTGTCGTAGATTCATTTATCGGTCAACAAGAAGTTGTATTAAAATCACTAGGAAACTACCTATCTTCAGCGTTTGCTATCTCTGGTGCTACTATTCTAGGAGACGGACAAGTAGCGCTAATAGTTGATTGCAATGCACTTATTAAATAACTATTTTATAGACACTAGAATTTCTAGTTTTCATATTAATAGATAGGAGTGTTTATTTTGACGGAAATACTTTTAACGGATCAAGATGTGAAGGTAATTGTTTTTCAATTAAATGAAAAGGAATATGCCATCCCAGTGAATGAAGTTAAATCGATTGAAAAGTTACAACACATCACACGTGTCCCAAAAGCTGCTAATTACGTAAAAGGCGTAATTAATCTAAGAGGGGTTGTAACACCTATTATAGATCTTCGTAAAAGATTTGGGTTGGAGGATGACTCCTACACAGATAATACAAGAGTAATTATCGTGTCTGCTGAGGAGCTTGAAGTTGGGCTTATCGTGGATGCAGCTAATGATGTACTAGACATTCCTGCAAATGCAATAGAGCCGCAACCTGATGTGGTTGGTTCTGTAGAATCTGAGTATATCAATGGTGTCGCTAAACTAGAAAGAAGATTACTCATTATGCTTAATCTATCAAAAGTTTTAAAACCTACAAAAGAGTAAATGCGGTGTGAATGATGGACAATCTAAGTCGAATCACCTCTTTTCAACTGGAGGTTCTAAAAGAGATAGGTAATATAGGGGCAGGACATTCAGCAACTGCCCTTTCTACCCTACTTGGTAGAAAAATTGATATGAAAGTACCATCCGTTCAAGTAGTCTCGTTTGATGAAATGATGGAGATGGCTGGGGGACCTGATAATATAGTGGTTAGTGTGTTTCTGCGTATTGAAGGAGATGCACCAGGTAGTATGTTTTTTGTTCTTTCATTAGAACAAGCTAGCAGATATATTCAACAGATGACGGGAGAAGAAGACTTTTCGTTTTCTTCACCACCTTATTCTGAAATTGGGCTATCGGCAATGCAAGAACTTGGAAACATATTATCAGGATCTTATCTGTCTTCTCTTTCTGATTTTACAAACCTCTCTCTTTTCCCTAGTGTACCTGGCTTAAGTATAGATATGGTTGGGGCAATAATTAGTTATGGTTTAATAGAATTATCACAAAGTAGTGACATGGCAATAGTCATCAATACCACTTTGACAGATGATGATAATAAAAACGATAACTCACTAAATGGTCACTTCTTTTTGCTACCGGATCCAGATTCATTCGCTATCATGTTTTCTGCGCTAGGGGTGGACAAACATGAATGATGTAACAGAGGTAGTAAAAGTAGGGATTGCTGCTAAGGATTTCGCTAAGCCACCACAAACAATCAGAACTTCTGGATTAGGCTCTTGTGTGGGAATTATTTTATATGATGATCGTCAAAAAGTTGCTGGGTTAGCGCACGTAATGTTGCCTGATTCTAGTTTAGCGAATGGGTCAGTATTTAATGAAGCGAAGTTTGCTGACACGGCTATTTATGATCTACTACTGGGGTTAGAGAAGCTCGGTGCAAGTAGAAGTAATATAAAAGCGAAAATGGCTGGTGGAGCACAAATGTTTCAATTTACTACTAAGAGTGATTTGATGAGAATTGGTCCTAGGAACGTAGAAATTTTAAAGCTACATTTAGAACGAACAAAAATTCCTTTAGTAGCAGAAGATACGGGTGGAAATAGTGGTCGTACCATTGATTTTGACCCTGCCTCCACCATATTAACTATTCGAACGGTAAATAAAGGGACGAGTGAGCTCTGATGATTGGAAGTTGGTTATGGAATGCTTGGTTTTCATTAGCAGGTTTTTCCTATTATTTTTTTCTAACTTTTCTAGATAAATCGCCCAAATCGGTACTAATGGGATCCGTCTGTACCGCTGTGATTTTCTATCTCTTAATGTTTGGATTTAGAATGGTTCTTTCTTATTTCTTTTCAGGGGAGATACAAAGTGTTGAAGAAATGGACATACAAGTAGGAAGCACTGGAATGGAAGAACATTCATCGAGTGAGGAACTTGCTAATTTAGTAAAGTCGTTATTGCATGAAGATGAACATAAAACATCCTAATGTGGTTCTTTAATATGGATTGGTAAACAGTGAGGAGGGGATCATGACGCAGCCTACAATGCATGATGAACAGGCACAATGGGAAGTATGGACGCAAACAAAAGACCCTGAAATTGGTGATATATTAGTTAAGAGATATATGCCACTAGTCCAATATCATGTTCAACGAATAGGTGTTGGACTTCCGAAAAACGTTTCACGCGAAGATATCCGTAGTTTAGGACTAATGGGACTTTATGATGCACTTCAAAAGTTTGATGCAAAAAGAGATTTAAAGTTTGATACCTATGCTTCCTTTCGAATTAGAGGTGCAATACTAGACGGGTTAAGGAAAGAAGATTGGTTACCAAGAAGTACAAGAGATAAAGCAAAAAAGATGGAGTTAGTAGTAGAAAAGTTAGAACAAAAGCTAATGAGATCTGCAACAGCGGCAGAAATTGCTTCGGAAATGAATACGACGGAAGAAGATGTCTATCGTACGATGACAGAGTATTTTCATGCCAATATCTTATCCATGGATGAACAAGTAAATGATACAGAAGATCGTGATGGTAGTAGTTTTGTCTTAAAAGATGAAAAAATTCTAACTCCAGAAGAAAGTATCTTGCATAATGAAAGGCTTGCAGAGTTAACAGACTCAATTACCCTCCTTTCAGAAAAAGAACAATTAGTATTGAGTTTATTCTACAAAGAAGAAATGACACTAACTGAAATTGGGGAGATACTTCAACTATCTACTTCAAGAATTTCACAAATTCATTCAAAAGCTATTTTTAAGTTGAAAAAGCAGTTATTGTAAACGGAATCCTTGAAAAGGGTGTGATATGATGACGCTAAAAGCTATAGAAATGCAAGTTGCTTTACCTAGAACAATAGATGCAGGTAAACTTTCTGAACAAATGCAACAAAGAGGACAAATAGCTCAATCGGTCATTGCTGATGAAGCGATAAAAAAGCAAGAACGAGAAAGAAAAGTCGTTTCCCAAAAAGAACAAGTTTATAAAAGTAAGAATTCGTTAGAAAATAATACTCCACAAACTAGTAATAATAACGGAGAACCAAAAGTATCAGAGCAAAGAAGAAAGAATTCTCTGGGTGAACACCCCTATAAAGGGAAGTCAGTTGACTATTCAGGTTAGGAGTTAATATGTTACCATTCGTCATTAGTATTATTTTTATCATCCAAATAATTTTAGTACTGGCTGTTATCAATCTTACATTGAGACAAAATAGAATACTAGAAACAGAGAAGTCACAGGAAAGAGCTGTTCGTGAGTTAGAGGAAACAATGGCTTCTTTTATAGTAGAAATGAAAGAAGAGAATGACAAGTTTATTCAACAGCTAACTCTGGTGAAGAGAAGAGAACCAGTAGTGAATAGGGAAGAAGAAGTAGAAAGCAGAAAAAATGATGCTTCTTTAAACAGTCTACCTACTGAATTAATAAGTAAAAGGCAAGCGACTTCTGCATACAAAAACAATATAGAAAATCAGAAGCCACCTACCTTAACCTTTGAAGAAAAAGTAGAAAAGCTCCATTCTGAAGGTCATTCAGCAGCTGCAATTGCTAAATTATTTAATAAAGGAACGACAGAAATCGAGTTATTACTAAAATTTCGCCAAAAAGAGCAATGAAATTCTTGATTGCTCTTTTTTTATGTGCTATATTAACTAACGGTGTAACTACACACGTTCTCTGATTTATAGTATGGTGCTAGAAAATTTCTAGTGTGCTATAAAGATGATGAGAGCGGAGGAGAATTAAAACCATTAGGAGGAAACACACATGTCAGTAATTTCTATGAAACAATTGCTAGAAGCTGGTGTACATTTCGGACACCAAACACGTCGTTGGAACCCAAAAATGAAGAAGTATATCTTCACAGAGCGTAACGGAATCTACATCATTGATCTTCAAAAGACAGTGAAAAAAGTAGAAGAAGCTTATAACTTCGTTCGTGAACTTTCTGCTAACAACGGAACAATTCTTTTCGTTGGTACAAAGAAACAAGCTCAAGAATCAGTTAAAGAAGAAGCTGAGCGTTCTGGAATGTACTACATCAACCAACGTTGGTTAGGTGGAACGTTAACAAACTTTGGTACAATTCAAAAACGTATTGCTCGTCTTAAAGAAATCGAGCGTATGGAAGAAGATGGAACTTTCGCAGTTCTACCAAAGAAAGAAGTTGTACAACTTAAAAAAGAACATGAGCGTCTTGTTAAATTCCTAGGCGGAATTAAAGACATGAAATCTATTCCTGATGCATTATTCATCATCGATCCTCGTAAAGAGCGTATCGCTGTTGCAGAAGCACGCAAATTAAACATCCCTATCGTTGGTATTGTTGATACAAACTGTGATCCAGATGAAATCGACTACGTTATCCCAGCGAATGACGATGCTATCCGTGCAGTAAAACTTCTTACAGGTAAAATTGCAGATGCAATCCTAGAATCGAAGCAAGGCGAAGAAACAGCTGAAGTTGAAACAGCTGAAGTTACTGCTGCTGAGTAATTCGTAATCAAGCTGAATGAGGAATTGTTCAGTCTTTAGGAAAAAGGTGATAAGTGGAGCGACACCCTTATCACTTTTTTTTGAGAATCGGACAACCCTCATTTAGTCACTATATTAATATGACTACATATTCATATGAAGGAGGCAACCAACATGGCGGTTACAGCTCAATTGGTTAAAGAACTACGTGAAAAAACTGGTGCAGGTATGATGGACTGCAAAAAAGCATTAACAGAAACAGGTGGAGACATCGATAAAGCGATCGATTTCTTACGTGAAAAAGGTATTGCGAAAGCTGCTAAGAAAGCAGATCGTATTGCTGCAGAAGGTACAACTTTCACACTAAGCAGTGGTAACGAAGCAGTTATCCTTGAAGTAAACTCTGAGACAGATTTCGTTGCAAAAAACGAAAACTTCCAAAAGTTAGTTAAGGAACTTGCTGAGCATTTACTATCTCAAAAACCAGAATCTTCTGAAGCTGCTTTAACTTCAACTATGCCTAACGGTAATACTGTTGAAGCTACAATCAACTCTGCTATCGCTACAATCGGAGAAAAACTTTCTCTACGTCGTTTCACAATTCTTACAAAAACAGATAACGATGCTTTTGGTGAATACCTGCACATGGGTGGACGTATCGGAGTACTAACAGTTCTTGAAGGTACAACTGATGCTTCTGTTGCAAAAGATATCGCTCTTCATGCAGCAGCTTTAAACCCTAAGTATGTATCTCGCGACGAAGTTTCTGCAGAAGAAACAGAGCGTGAGCGTGAAGTATTAACACAACAAGCTCTAAACGAAGGTAAACCTGAAAACATCGTAGCAAAAATGGTTGAAGGCCGTCTAAGCAAATTCTTCGAAGATATTTGTATCGTAGACCAAGCATTCGTTAAAAACCCAGATCAAAAAGTACGTCAGTACGTTGAATCTAAAGGTGCTACAATTAAAACTTTCGTTCGTTATGAAGTAGGAGAAGGTATCGAGAAGCGTCAAGATAACTTTGCTGAAGAAGTAATGAGCCAAGTGAAAAAATAATTGTAGAATTCCTACAAAATATTTTCCAAAACGGGGAGCACATAGTGTTCCCTATTTTTAAGTAATTAAATGAACTATTTCAGCATTCCTTATGAATGACTAAAACGTCTGGGGGTTACACAATGACGAATCCAAAATACAAACGCGTCGTGCTAAAGCTTAGTGGTGAAGCATTAGCTGGAGATCAAGGATACGGAATTAATCCTTCTGTAGTGAAATCTGTATCAGATCAAATCAAAGAATTGCATGAACTAGGTGTCGAAGTCGCAGTAGTTGTTGGTGGCGGAAACATTTGGCGAGGTAAAGTCGGTAGTGAGATGGGTATGGACCGTGCATCAGCGGATTACATGGGAATGCTTGCTACAGTAATGAATTCACTGGCACTTCAAGATTCATTGGAGAATATCGGTGTATCAACTCGAGTGCAAACTTCCATTGATATGCGTCAAGTAGCAGAACCATACATTCGTCGTCGTGCAATCCGACACCTGGAAAAGAAGCGCGTTGTAATTTTCGCTGCTGGAACAGGTAACCCGTATTTCTCAACTGATACAACTGCAGCATTACGTGCAGCGGAAATTGATGCTGAAGTGATCTTAATGGCTAAAAATAATGTGGATGGAGTATACACTGCTGATCCAAAGATTGATAAGAACGCAACTAAGTATGAAGAGCTTTCCTACTTAGATGTACTTAAAGATGGATTAGCTGTTATGGATTCCACTGCATCATCTTTATGTATGGACAATGATATCCCATTAGTCGTATTCTCCATTATGGAGAACGGAAATATCAAACGCGCAGTTATGGGCGAAAATATCGGTACAATTGTTAGGGGGAAATAATGATGGCAAAGCAAGTAATGTCAAGCACAAAAGAGCGTATGGAGAAAGCTATTCAGTCGTTCTCTCGTGAATTAGCTTCTATTCGTGCAGGTCGTGCTAATGCTTCTTTACTAGATCGCATTGAAGTAGAATACTATGGTGCTATGACACCTATCAACCAAATGGCTGGAATCTCTGTTCCAGAAGCAAGATTACTTAGCATTCAGCCTTATGACAAGTCCATTTTAGGTGATATTGAAAAGGCTATTTTAAAGTCTGATCTTGGGTTAACACCTTCAAATGATGGCTCAATCATTCGACTAACTATTCCTCCATTAACGGAAGAGCGTCGTAAAGAATTAGTGAAACTTGTGAAAAAAGAGGCAGAAGAAGCGAAAGTAGCAGTACGTAACATCCGTCGTGATGCGAATGATGATCTGAAGAAGCTAGAAAAGAACGGTGAACTTACGGAAGATGATCAACGCGGTTACTCTGAAGATGTTCAAAAGCTAACAGATGATTTCATTGCAAAAATTGATAAATTAGCTAAAGAGAAAGAAGAAGAAGTTCTTTCTGTATAATAAGCTAGTAAGAGGCTGCTAAAAATGTTTAACATATTAAACATTTTAGCGGCCTTTCCTTTTATTTAAGCAATATAAAAGTAACCATAATAACATTATGTAAACTAATTTCGCTTTCGATTTGTAATTCATACTATTTATTCTTTTTATACATATTAATGACAATAGGTAAATTAGAGAAATTTACCTGTTTATACGAGTATTTTTAGTAATTACAAGCTAAGCAATTGTTTTTTTGGTATGATAGTGATGCGCAGTTTGGTTACTGGAGGATTTGTCTATGCTAAAGAAAATAAAAGATTGGGCGACTAAAACGAATAATTCACAAAAAGGAGTTCAATCATTAAAAGAACAAATAGTTCAATTGAAACAAGGGGAAATCCCTGAACATATTGCAATAATTATGGATGGAAACGGGAGATGGGCAAAGAAACGAGCACTTCCAAGAATTGCTGGTCACCATGAAGGGATGAAGGTAGTTAGAGAAACCACCCGCTTAGCTAATAATTTAGGTGTAAAAGCACTAACTCTTTATGCATTTTCTACTGAGAATTGGAAGAGACCTAAACTAGAAGTAGATTATTTAATGAAATTACCGGAAGAGTTTTTAGGAACATTTCTACCGGAACTGATTGAAGAAAATGTTCGCGTGACAATGATGGGTGACTCTAGCGCATTACCAAATCATACCAAGCGAGCGGTAGAGAATGCAATAAGTAAAACGTCTCATAATACCGGATTGGTTTTAAATTTTGCTCTTAATTATGGAAGTAGAGCAGAGATGTTATCAGGAATGAAAGATTTAATAGAAGACATAAAGCTAGGGAAAATAAGTACAAATGATATAACGGAAGAAAAGTATGCAGAATACTTATACACATCTCACTTACCTGACCCTGATTTGTTAATTCGTACAAGTGGCGAAATCAGGTTAAGTAACTTTATGTTATGGCAATTAGCCTATACAGAATTTTGGTTTACAGACGTGTTGTGGCCAGATTTTTCAAATGCTCATTTACTTGAAGCGATTGAAGTGTTTCAAGCACGTTCAAGGAGATATGGTGGTATTCCAAGCGAGGAGTCAAAATCATGAAGCAAAGAATTATTACTGCTGTAATTGCTGCAGCGATCTTTTTACCAATCGTAGTGTATGGAAAAGCTCCATTTACCGCAGTGATCTATTTATTAGCAACAGTTGGATTATATGAATTGTTAAGAATGAAACGAATACCCTTACTTTCCATACCAGGGATAATTTCATTAGTATTATTATGGATTTTTTTACTCCCTTCACAATATAGTGAGTATATGGGACAACTATATGTCATGAAAATTGAACTAGCGCTTTTCGGTGTCTTGTTATTTCTAACATATACAGTAGTTACAAAGAATCGATTTACATTTGATGATGTAGCATTTGCAACTTTAGGAACGTTATATGTCGGAATTGGCTTCTACTATTTCATTGAAACTAGAGCTGCTGATTCAGGATTAGAGTATCTGTTTTTCGCGTTATTTGTTGTATGGGCTACAGATTCAGGAGCTTATTTTGTTGGACGAGCGATTGGGAAACGAAAACTTTGGCCAGATATTAGCCCAAACAAAACTATTGAAGGTTTTGTAGGTGGAATTGTTTGTGCATTAATCGTAGGGTTCTTATTTATTCAATTCTCTACTATTGATGCAGGTATCGTACAGTTTATTATTGTGACTATTATTTTATCTGTCTTTGGTCAAATTGGTGATTTGGTAGAATCTGCACTAAAACGACATTATGATGTCAAGGATTCGGGAAACATCTTACCTGGACATGGTGGGGTTCTAGACCGCTTTGATAGTTTATTGTTTGTCCTACCATTGTTGCATATCTTACAATTCATTTAAGTAATAGCAAATGGATAACTAATTTACACATGACATGCTATGCAAATTAGTTGGCTAATCGAAAACGTCAGTTGTTGAGGTGATGGGATGAGAAGAATTAGTTTATTGGGGGCATCCGGATCTATTGGAACGCAGACGATAGATGTTATTAATACGCATCAAGAGGAATTCGCATTAGTTGGTTTATCTGTTGGTCGTAATATAGGGTATCTAAGAGAGGTGCTGGCTAACCATCAACCTAAAATCGTATCTGTCCAAAATAAAGAAGATGCACAAACGTTAGCAATGGAATACCCAAAGACTCACTTTACTTATGGTTCTGAAGGGTTGATTGAGGTAGCTACCGAAGAAACAGCGGATGTTTTAGTGAATGCAGTGATTGGTAGTGTTGGCCTAGAGCCGACACTCCAAGCTATTGAAGCAGGGAAAGTGATCGCTTTAGCTAATAAGGAAACACTTGTTACTGCTGGTCATCTTGTCATGAATGCTGCAAGAGAAAAAGGTGTACCCGTTCTACCAATTGACAGTGAGCATTCAGCTATCTATCAGTGTTTAAACGGAGAGAATCCAAAAGATGTAGAACGGTTAGTTATTACAGCTTCAGGTGGAAGCTTTAGAGATCTCAATAGATCTCAATTAGCGAATGTGACAGTTGAGGACGCTTTAAATCATCCTAACTGGTCTATGGGATCGAAAATCACAATTGATTCAGCGACAATGATGAATAAAGGATTAGAAGTTATTGAAGCGCACTGGCTCTTTGATTTACCTTATCAAAAGATTGATTGCTTACTTCATAAGGAAAGTATCATTCACTCTATGGTTGAGTTTCACGACGGCTCTGTAATGGCTCAATTAGGTACACCAGATATGAGAGTGCCTATTCAATATGCATTAACGTATCCAAAGAGATTGAGTCTGCCTCAAACGAAGAGATTAAGGCTCGAGGAATATCAAACGCTTCATTTTAAACAAATGGACTTTGAACGATATCATGCTTTGCAGTTAGCGTATGAAGCTGGTAAAATCGGTGGAACGATGACAACCGTATTAAATGCCGCTAATGAAGTTGCAGTAGCACAATTTCTTAACAAACAGATCTCTTTCCTTCAAATTGAAGAAGTGATTGAGAAAGCAATGAATCGTCACAATGTGATAAATGAGCCAACACTAGAACAAATTCAAGAGGTTGACGTAGAGACGAGACGCTATGTCGATAGCCTTAACTAAGGTGGGGATATTGTAATGGAAACGGTAATTGCGTTTATCGTCATATTTGGAGCTTTAGTTTTCTTTCATGAGTTAGGACATTTAGTTTTTGCAAAAAGAGCTGGAATTCTTTGTCGTGAGTTTGCAATAGGTTTTGGACCAAAAGTGCTTGCATTTAAAAAGAATGAAACTTTGTATACCATAAGGTTGTTGCCCCTTGGTGGTTA is a genomic window containing:
- a CDS encoding chemotaxis protein CheW, whose amino-acid sequence is MTEILLTDQDVKVIVFQLNEKEYAIPVNEVKSIEKLQHITRVPKAANYVKGVINLRGVVTPIIDLRKRFGLEDDSYTDNTRVIIVSAEELEVGLIVDAANDVLDIPANAIEPQPDVVGSVESEYINGVAKLERRLLIMLNLSKVLKPTKE
- a CDS encoding chemotaxis protein CheC — its product is MDNLSRITSFQLEVLKEIGNIGAGHSATALSTLLGRKIDMKVPSVQVVSFDEMMEMAGGPDNIVVSVFLRIEGDAPGSMFFVLSLEQASRYIQQMTGEEDFSFSSPPYSEIGLSAMQELGNILSGSYLSSLSDFTNLSLFPSVPGLSIDMVGAIISYGLIELSQSSDMAIVINTTLTDDDNKNDNSLNGHFFLLPDPDSFAIMFSALGVDKHE
- a CDS encoding chemotaxis protein CheD, with the translated sequence MNDVTEVVKVGIAAKDFAKPPQTIRTSGLGSCVGIILYDDRQKVAGLAHVMLPDSSLANGSVFNEAKFADTAIYDLLLGLEKLGASRSNIKAKMAGGAQMFQFTTKSDLMRIGPRNVEILKLHLERTKIPLVAEDTGGNSGRTIDFDPASTILTIRTVNKGTSEL
- a CDS encoding FliA/WhiG family RNA polymerase sigma factor, with translation MTQPTMHDEQAQWEVWTQTKDPEIGDILVKRYMPLVQYHVQRIGVGLPKNVSREDIRSLGLMGLYDALQKFDAKRDLKFDTYASFRIRGAILDGLRKEDWLPRSTRDKAKKMELVVEKLEQKLMRSATAAEIASEMNTTEEDVYRTMTEYFHANILSMDEQVNDTEDRDGSSFVLKDEKILTPEESILHNERLAELTDSITLLSEKEQLVLSLFYKEEMTLTEIGEILQLSTSRISQIHSKAIFKLKKQLL
- the rpsB gene encoding 30S ribosomal protein S2, which codes for MSVISMKQLLEAGVHFGHQTRRWNPKMKKYIFTERNGIYIIDLQKTVKKVEEAYNFVRELSANNGTILFVGTKKQAQESVKEEAERSGMYYINQRWLGGTLTNFGTIQKRIARLKEIERMEEDGTFAVLPKKEVVQLKKEHERLVKFLGGIKDMKSIPDALFIIDPRKERIAVAEARKLNIPIVGIVDTNCDPDEIDYVIPANDDAIRAVKLLTGKIADAILESKQGEETAEVETAEVTAAE
- the tsf gene encoding translation elongation factor Ts; translation: MAVTAQLVKELREKTGAGMMDCKKALTETGGDIDKAIDFLREKGIAKAAKKADRIAAEGTTFTLSSGNEAVILEVNSETDFVAKNENFQKLVKELAEHLLSQKPESSEAALTSTMPNGNTVEATINSAIATIGEKLSLRRFTILTKTDNDAFGEYLHMGGRIGVLTVLEGTTDASVAKDIALHAAALNPKYVSRDEVSAEETEREREVLTQQALNEGKPENIVAKMVEGRLSKFFEDICIVDQAFVKNPDQKVRQYVESKGATIKTFVRYEVGEGIEKRQDNFAEEVMSQVKK
- the pyrH gene encoding UMP kinase; the protein is MTNPKYKRVVLKLSGEALAGDQGYGINPSVVKSVSDQIKELHELGVEVAVVVGGGNIWRGKVGSEMGMDRASADYMGMLATVMNSLALQDSLENIGVSTRVQTSIDMRQVAEPYIRRRAIRHLEKKRVVIFAAGTGNPYFSTDTTAALRAAEIDAEVILMAKNNVDGVYTADPKIDKNATKYEELSYLDVLKDGLAVMDSTASSLCMDNDIPLVVFSIMENGNIKRAVMGENIGTIVRGK
- the frr gene encoding ribosome recycling factor, which encodes MAKQVMSSTKERMEKAIQSFSRELASIRAGRANASLLDRIEVEYYGAMTPINQMAGISVPEARLLSIQPYDKSILGDIEKAILKSDLGLTPSNDGSIIRLTIPPLTEERRKELVKLVKKEAEEAKVAVRNIRRDANDDLKKLEKNGELTEDDQRGYSEDVQKLTDDFIAKIDKLAKEKEEEVLSV
- a CDS encoding isoprenyl transferase — protein: MLKKIKDWATKTNNSQKGVQSLKEQIVQLKQGEIPEHIAIIMDGNGRWAKKRALPRIAGHHEGMKVVRETTRLANNLGVKALTLYAFSTENWKRPKLEVDYLMKLPEEFLGTFLPELIEENVRVTMMGDSSALPNHTKRAVENAISKTSHNTGLVLNFALNYGSRAEMLSGMKDLIEDIKLGKISTNDITEEKYAEYLYTSHLPDPDLLIRTSGEIRLSNFMLWQLAYTEFWFTDVLWPDFSNAHLLEAIEVFQARSRRYGGIPSEESKS
- a CDS encoding phosphatidate cytidylyltransferase, with protein sequence MKQRIITAVIAAAIFLPIVVYGKAPFTAVIYLLATVGLYELLRMKRIPLLSIPGIISLVLLWIFLLPSQYSEYMGQLYVMKIELALFGVLLFLTYTVVTKNRFTFDDVAFATLGTLYVGIGFYYFIETRAADSGLEYLFFALFVVWATDSGAYFVGRAIGKRKLWPDISPNKTIEGFVGGIVCALIVGFLFIQFSTIDAGIVQFIIVTIILSVFGQIGDLVESALKRHYDVKDSGNILPGHGGVLDRFDSLLFVLPLLHILQFI
- the dxr gene encoding 1-deoxy-D-xylulose-5-phosphate reductoisomerase; translated protein: MRRISLLGASGSIGTQTIDVINTHQEEFALVGLSVGRNIGYLREVLANHQPKIVSVQNKEDAQTLAMEYPKTHFTYGSEGLIEVATEETADVLVNAVIGSVGLEPTLQAIEAGKVIALANKETLVTAGHLVMNAAREKGVPVLPIDSEHSAIYQCLNGENPKDVERLVITASGGSFRDLNRSQLANVTVEDALNHPNWSMGSKITIDSATMMNKGLEVIEAHWLFDLPYQKIDCLLHKESIIHSMVEFHDGSVMAQLGTPDMRVPIQYALTYPKRLSLPQTKRLRLEEYQTLHFKQMDFERYHALQLAYEAGKIGGTMTTVLNAANEVAVAQFLNKQISFLQIEEVIEKAMNRHNVINEPTLEQIQEVDVETRRYVDSLN